CGGCGACGGTCGTCCGCGACCGCGACGTGGTGTGGGTTGCGCTCGACGCCGCGGTGTACCGCTGCGTCGCGGGCGACGACGCGCGCATCGGCGGCGCCGCCGGCGGCGTCCGCTCGCCGCGGGTCACGGCGCCGATGCCGGGCAAGGTGCTCGCCGTACGCGTCGTGACCGGCCAGCGGGTCGCGGCCGGCGACCCGCTCGGGGTGCTCGAAGCGATGAAGATGGAGACGATCGTGAGCGCCGAGGGGGAGGCGTCCGTGAAGGAGGTCCACGTCGTCGCGGGCACCACGATCGAGCCGGGCCAGGTGCTGCTGGTCCTCGAATTCGTCTGAGCGGAGGCCTCCGGACTCAGATATTGGCCAGTTCTCCGAAGTACTCGTGATCCTCGGCGAAGCCTCCCTGGCCTTCACCGACCGACCGGAGGTCCTCGACGAACTCGATGGCCCGGATCCACTTGACCATCTTGAATCCGAGCTGGTTCTCGACACGCAGCCGCAACGGCGCGCCGTGCGCCTCGGGCAAGGGGGCGCCGTTCATCTCGTACGCCAGCATGCTTTGCGGGTGCAGGACATCGGCGAGCGACAGGCTCTCGTAGTAGCGACCCAGCGGCTCGCCCGTGGAGAACTCCACGCCATCGCCGAACGAGTGGAAGACGACCCGCGTGGCCCGGGGGCGTGGGCAGGCCAGCCTGGTCAATTCCACGAGCGGCAGGCCCCCCCATTGCGCGATGCCGGACCACCCCTGGATGCAATGGTGCAGGGTGATCCGCGACCTTCCGCCGAGCGCCCTCAGATCATCCAGCGACAATTCCAAGGGATGTTCCACGAGGCCATGCACCCTCAGGCGATAGTCCCGGAAGCCGCCGGTCGCCAATACCCGCCACTCCGTGGAGGTGGGCATCCGGCCGTTGGTCCAGAAGTAGGGCGAGATCTCCTCGCGCGGGAACTCGGCGACCGGCGCAGGCTGGTCGAGCAGGCGGCGCATTACCGGGGTAACGACCACCTTGGCGACCTGTTGCACGAGCCGCGGCCGGTGCCAGGCCAGGCGATGCGCCAGGGCGTTCACCGCCACGATCACTGCCACCCCCGCGAGCCCGAGGTACACGCCGGCCAGGCGGCCGTCATCCGCGCCCACCACGATGTGATTCATGTTCCGGGCAAAGCCCGTGAGCGCCACCATCGTCACGTGGGCGACGACGAACAGGACGAATCCACACATGACCATGAAGTGCAGCGACCGGCCGACCTGCCGGTTCCCGGGCAGCCGGGGGTACCACGAGAATCGGTTGGTCAGCGCCGGCGACATGGACGGGCCGGTCAGGATGGCCAGCGGGGCAAGGATGAACACCACGCCGAAGTACGCCAGTTGCTGCAGGGCGTTGTAGCGATAGAAACCGTCCGGCTCAGGGGGCAGGTGCAACGTGGCGTAGTGGACCCAGGCGGCCCAGGCGTCGGGAACGACCTGCCACGACATCGGCACCAGGCGCCGCCACTGGCCGGTGGCGAAGAGCAGGACCACGAAGACGACGCCGTTCCCCACCCAGAACAGCACGCTCAGGAAGTGCCAGTGCCGCGCCATGCCGACGGTGTGCCGGTAGCCGGGCAGGCCGATCCATGGCGAGAGGTGCCGGGAGTCCTGCTTGGAGGTCCACGGCCGATCGGTCGGCACCCACACCGGCGTGAAGCGGGCCCACTCCGTCCCGGGCGTGCAGTGGACGCTCCAGTAGAGCCGCGGGTGGTCGGCGAGGATCTGGAGGCCGCTGCGGATGAGCAGGACGAGGAAAAGAAAGTTGACGTAGTGGGTGACGCGGAGCCAGGCGGGAAACCCCGACGGCTCGGCGCCGACCGGCTGGATCGCCGGCACCGCGGGCAGGCCGAAGAGGCCCCATTGCAGGTACGCCGCCGCCGTCGGGAGGAGGAACGGCAGCGTGAGGGCCAGCAGCGTCTTCCGCTGGATGCTCACGGGGCCCTACGGTGCCGCGCGCCGCCGTCTGGCGGCGAGCGGCCGTGCCCTCAGAC
This window of the Deltaproteobacteria bacterium genome carries:
- a CDS encoding molybdopterin-dependent oxidoreductase: MSIQRKTLLALTLPFLLPTAAAYLQWGLFGLPAVPAIQPVGAEPSGFPAWLRVTHYVNFLFLVLLIRSGLQILADHPRLYWSVHCTPGTEWARFTPVWVPTDRPWTSKQDSRHLSPWIGLPGYRHTVGMARHWHFLSVLFWVGNGVVFVVLLFATGQWRRLVPMSWQVVPDAWAAWVHYATLHLPPEPDGFYRYNALQQLAYFGVVFILAPLAILTGPSMSPALTNRFSWYPRLPGNRQVGRSLHFMVMCGFVLFVVAHVTMVALTGFARNMNHIVVGADDGRLAGVYLGLAGVAVIVAVNALAHRLAWHRPRLVQQVAKVVVTPVMRRLLDQPAPVAEFPREEISPYFWTNGRMPTSTEWRVLATGGFRDYRLRVHGLVEHPLELSLDDLRALGGRSRITLHHCIQGWSGIAQWGGLPLVELTRLACPRPRATRVVFHSFGDGVEFSTGEPLGRYYESLSLADVLHPQSMLAYEMNGAPLPEAHGAPLRLRVENQLGFKMVKWIRAIEFVEDLRSVGEGQGGFAEDHEYFGELANI